A stretch of the Polaribacter pacificus genome encodes the following:
- a CDS encoding NAD(P)/FAD-dependent oxidoreductase, producing the protein MNIPQTSLPRVVIVGGGFAGLALAKGLEKKEVQVVLLDKHNYHTFQPLLYQVATGGLEPDSIAFPIRKLFNNLKYYHFRLAEVLKIHSEKNEIETSIGNLEYDYLVLATGSKTNFFGNKNIEKHAMEMKSIPQSLNIRSLVLENFEEALLTSDFEERKALMNFIIVGGGPTGVELAGALAEMKKGILPKDYPDLDIREMQINLVQGSNRLIDAMSAKASEKAEDFLADLGVNIWKNLRVTNYDGDRVTTNTDETFKAATVIWAAGVQGETVDGLEAQCIVERANRLKVDAFNKIIGYKNIFAIGDVASMTSENNPYGHPMMAQPALQQGKLLAKNILAELKSKPLEPFVYNDKGSMATIGRNKAVVDLPKWKFQGVFAWFVWMFVHLFSLIGFRNRVIVFLNWVYNYIRFDRESRLIIRPFKIKNNQSFK; encoded by the coding sequence ATGAACATACCACAAACTAGTTTGCCAAGAGTTGTTATTGTTGGTGGAGGTTTTGCTGGATTAGCACTTGCAAAAGGATTAGAAAAAAAAGAAGTTCAAGTCGTTTTGTTAGACAAGCATAACTACCACACATTTCAACCTTTATTATATCAGGTAGCAACTGGTGGTTTAGAACCCGATTCTATTGCATTTCCTATCAGAAAATTATTCAATAATTTAAAATACTATCACTTTAGATTGGCAGAGGTATTAAAAATCCATTCAGAAAAGAATGAAATAGAAACCTCTATCGGCAATTTAGAGTATGATTATTTGGTTTTAGCAACCGGTTCCAAAACTAATTTTTTCGGTAATAAAAACATCGAAAAGCACGCCATGGAAATGAAGAGCATTCCACAGTCTTTAAATATTAGGAGCCTGGTCTTAGAAAACTTTGAAGAGGCTTTGCTAACTTCTGATTTTGAAGAAAGAAAAGCGCTGATGAACTTTATTATTGTGGGCGGTGGACCAACAGGAGTTGAGCTGGCTGGTGCTTTGGCAGAAATGAAAAAAGGAATTTTGCCCAAAGATTATCCAGATCTAGATATTAGAGAAATGCAAATCAATTTGGTTCAAGGTTCAAATCGGTTAATTGATGCTATGAGTGCGAAAGCTTCAGAAAAAGCTGAAGATTTTTTAGCTGATTTAGGGGTGAATATTTGGAAGAATTTACGAGTTACCAATTACGATGGCGATAGGGTGACAACCAATACAGACGAAACCTTTAAAGCGGCGACAGTTATTTGGGCTGCAGGAGTTCAAGGAGAAACGGTTGATGGTTTAGAAGCCCAGTGTATTGTAGAGAGAGCAAATAGACTAAAAGTAGATGCTTTTAATAAAATTATAGGTTATAAAAATATTTTTGCCATCGGAGATGTTGCCTCAATGACATCTGAGAACAATCCATACGGACATCCAATGATGGCGCAACCAGCCTTGCAGCAAGGGAAATTGCTAGCCAAGAACATTTTAGCAGAATTAAAGTCAAAACCCTTAGAACCTTTTGTGTATAATGACAAAGGATCTATGGCGACCATCGGTAGAAACAAAGCTGTTGTAGATTTGCCAAAATGGAAGTTTCAAGGAGTTTTTGCCTGGTTTGTATGGATGTTTGTACACCTGTTTTCTTTAATAGGATTTAGAAACAGAGTCATCGTGTTTTTAAATTGGGTGTATAATTATATCCGTTTTGATAGAGAATCAAGGTTAATAATAAGACCCTTTAAAATTAAAAATAACCAATCTTTTAAATAG
- a CDS encoding TonB-dependent receptor has translation MKQKSTFFFSFLKANKLRFMESFVFLQLNPLLKKKSNQILGCLTFFMLLSQIATSQILTVKDKTTQEPLIYASVISKNLNIFLTTDTKGQLDISKLKNATRIEIQLVGYKTRIKSYKQLEALNFIISLEHTELFLDEVVVSGTRWKQRSNNIPSKISSILTKDIVLQNPQTAADLLAISGKVFVQKSQQGGGSPMIRGFATNRLLYTVDGIRMNTAIFRGGNIQNVINLDPFAIEKTEVFFGPGSVIYGSDAIGGVMSFTTLTPQLSKNNKLLVSGKSTARIASANNEKTAHLDINLGWEKWALVSSITSWDFDHLRQGSNGPNDYIKPYYVETQNGLDVVVNQSNPLLQIPTAYAQFNFMQKVRFKPSEKWDLQYGFHYSKTSNYGRYDRHNRTRNGTARYAEWNYGPQKWVMSSLNTTYTNETWAYKEVQLRLAQQWFEESRIDRSLHKTDRSTAVEKVNAFSINLDFLKEINSKNTLFYGAEYVSNKVASTGEIRDISNNTTTVGPSRYPESTWKSMGMYVNNEHTFSKTFTSQIGLRYNYFMLDADFKNNAAFFPLPFQDAELQNGAITGSIGGVYRPSESWVFRTNFATAFRAPNVDDIGKIFDSEPGALTVPNPNLKAEYAYSIDFGAAKVFDQFLKIDATIYYTQLKNALVRRDFLLNGQSTILYDGELSKVQAIQNAAEANVYGFQTGFKLTLNSNFNLSSDFNYQVGSEELDDGTSSASRHAAPFFGSTRFSYHTDRLEIQLYSDYQGRRDFEDLAKDEQGKDEIYAKDSKGNNYSPSWYTLNLKSSLTLTKNLTANLGIENLTDQRYRSYSSGVSAAGRNFVLSVNAVF, from the coding sequence GTGAAACAAAAAAGCACATTCTTTTTCTCTTTTTTAAAAGCAAATAAACTCCGCTTTATGGAGTCTTTTGTTTTTCTACAGCTAAACCCATTGTTAAAGAAAAAATCCAATCAGATACTTGGTTGCCTTACTTTTTTTATGCTACTTAGTCAAATAGCAACTTCTCAGATCTTGACTGTAAAAGACAAGACCACGCAAGAACCTTTAATTTACGCTTCTGTTATTAGCAAAAATTTAAATATTTTTTTAACAACCGACACCAAAGGTCAGTTAGACATCTCAAAACTAAAAAATGCTACTCGAATAGAAATTCAACTTGTTGGATATAAAACTCGTATAAAAAGCTACAAGCAATTAGAAGCGCTTAACTTTATCATCTCACTTGAGCATACGGAACTGTTTCTAGATGAAGTGGTGGTTTCTGGGACTCGCTGGAAACAACGCTCTAACAACATTCCTTCTAAAATTAGCAGCATACTTACCAAAGATATTGTTTTACAAAATCCACAAACAGCAGCAGATTTGTTAGCCATTTCTGGTAAAGTTTTCGTTCAAAAAAGTCAACAAGGAGGCGGAAGCCCAATGATTAGAGGCTTTGCAACTAACAGATTGCTCTATACCGTAGATGGTATTCGAATGAACACTGCCATCTTTAGAGGCGGAAACATACAAAATGTGATTAATCTAGACCCTTTTGCCATTGAAAAAACTGAAGTGTTCTTTGGACCTGGATCTGTCATTTATGGTAGTGATGCCATTGGAGGTGTTATGAGTTTTACAACGCTTACCCCGCAGTTATCTAAAAACAACAAGCTGCTTGTTTCTGGCAAATCAACAGCGAGAATAGCTTCTGCAAACAATGAAAAAACAGCTCATTTAGATATTAATCTAGGCTGGGAAAAGTGGGCACTGGTCAGCAGTATTACTTCATGGGATTTTGATCACTTAAGACAAGGAAGTAACGGACCTAATGATTATATTAAACCTTATTATGTAGAAACCCAAAACGGCTTGGATGTGGTTGTTAACCAAAGCAATCCGTTGTTACAAATTCCTACGGCCTATGCACAATTTAATTTTATGCAGAAAGTTCGATTTAAGCCTTCTGAAAAATGGGATCTTCAGTATGGTTTCCATTATTCAAAAACGTCTAACTACGGTCGTTATGATAGACATAATAGAACAAGAAACGGCACGGCACGATATGCAGAATGGAATTATGGACCACAGAAATGGGTGATGAGCTCATTAAATACGACATACACAAACGAAACCTGGGCCTATAAAGAAGTCCAACTTCGTTTGGCTCAACAATGGTTTGAAGAAAGTAGAATCGATCGCTCATTACATAAAACTGACAGAAGTACAGCTGTAGAAAAAGTAAATGCCTTTTCTATAAACCTAGATTTCCTTAAAGAAATCAACAGTAAAAACACCCTATTTTACGGAGCAGAATACGTTAGCAACAAAGTAGCATCTACCGGTGAAATCAGAGATATTTCTAACAATACCACTACTGTAGGTCCTTCTCGGTATCCAGAATCAACGTGGAAGTCTATGGGTATGTACGTAAATAATGAACACACTTTTTCTAAGACCTTTACTAGTCAAATAGGGCTTCGCTACAATTATTTTATGTTGGATGCTGATTTTAAAAACAATGCTGCTTTTTTTCCGCTACCTTTTCAGGATGCAGAATTACAAAATGGTGCAATCACAGGAAGCATTGGAGGTGTATATAGACCATCTGAATCTTGGGTGTTTAGAACTAATTTTGCAACGGCCTTTAGAGCTCCAAACGTAGATGATATAGGAAAAATATTTGATTCAGAACCTGGAGCTCTTACAGTTCCTAATCCTAATTTGAAAGCAGAATACGCATACAGCATAGACTTTGGTGCTGCTAAAGTTTTTGATCAATTTCTTAAAATTGATGCGACCATTTATTATACCCAATTAAAAAATGCCTTGGTCAGACGTGATTTTCTATTAAACGGACAAAGTACCATACTTTATGATGGTGAACTAAGCAAAGTTCAAGCCATACAAAATGCAGCAGAAGCTAATGTCTATGGTTTTCAGACTGGCTTTAAACTTACCCTAAATTCTAATTTTAACCTAAGTTCTGATTTTAACTATCAGGTTGGCTCAGAAGAGCTCGATGATGGAACTTCTAGCGCTTCTAGGCACGCAGCCCCTTTCTTTGGCTCAACTAGATTTAGCTACCACACAGATCGATTAGAAATACAGTTATACTCAGATTATCAAGGCAGACGTGATTTTGAAGATTTAGCCAAAGATGAGCAAGGCAAGGATGAAATTTATGCAAAAGACAGTAAGGGCAATAATTATTCTCCTTCTTGGTATACTCTTAACCTAAAGAGCTCCCTAACACTCACAAAAAACCTAACGGCAAACCTTGGGATAGAAAACCTAACAGATCAGCGATATCGCTCTTATAGCTCAGGAGTGTCTGCTGCAGGCAGAAATTTTGTACTCTCTGTAAATGCCGTTTTTTAA
- a CDS encoding TonB-dependent receptor, with translation MKRIVLLAIILFQFSLTAQTLITGVVKDSQGQPIYGANVYLKGAYDGTSTDEKGAFSFSSTEKGIQTLVVSFLSFEEYQKVGDVSTFTKLKITLREDVNTLDAVTINAGTFKSGDQAKVTALKPLDVVTTAGAMGDFVGALQTLPGTSNVSEDGRLFVRGGEAGETQMFIDGIRVFTPYAPSARNIPTRGRFSPFLFKGISFSTGGYSAEYGQALSSVLLLNSIDEPEQEKTDISLMTVGLGLGHTKKWKKSSFSVNSSYFNLAPYQSAFPDNNEWTKPVQSLSGEFIFRHRFKDEALLKIYGAYSGTQFDLIQEDINVSNGFRFGLKNRNLYFNTSYKNALANDWSILTGVSFNSDHSDIDIQNDFVTSAENSIHAKLKLKKRYSNRFKVSYGAEYFLTDFDEKFKDSQAFEYNSGFVSHSGAIFTESEVFFSKKLAATVGLRADYSKLSDELVVSPRVSLAYKSGANSQFSLAYGQFYQQAQKEYLKYNSQLKSENTNHLIANFQYVKNNQILRVEAFYKGYQDLVKYNTEFALPTSNFINNGDGYAKGVDVFWRDNKSINNVDYWISYSYLDTQRAYKNYPTTSTPSFASTHNMSAVAKYWVGSLKSQLGLSYNFSSGRTYTNPNEQGFLNAVTKNYHAVNANWAYLISQQKILYFSVSNVLGTQNVNGYQYANQQNNQGVYERRALVPSADRFFFVGFFWTLSADKKLNQLDNL, from the coding sequence ATGAAACGTATCGTATTATTAGCTATTATTTTATTTCAATTTAGCCTTACCGCACAAACCTTAATCACAGGGGTGGTAAAAGATTCTCAGGGTCAACCAATTTATGGAGCCAATGTGTATTTAAAAGGAGCTTATGACGGGACTTCTACCGATGAAAAAGGAGCCTTTAGTTTTTCAAGCACAGAAAAAGGAATTCAAACTTTAGTAGTTTCTTTTTTGTCTTTTGAAGAATATCAAAAAGTGGGAGATGTTTCAACTTTTACAAAGTTAAAAATCACCCTAAGAGAAGATGTCAATACCCTGGATGCCGTAACTATTAATGCTGGGACTTTTAAATCAGGTGATCAAGCAAAGGTAACCGCTTTAAAACCCTTAGATGTGGTCACTACTGCAGGAGCCATGGGTGATTTTGTCGGAGCCTTGCAAACCTTGCCAGGAACCTCAAATGTTTCTGAGGACGGTCGATTATTTGTGCGTGGAGGTGAAGCAGGAGAAACTCAGATGTTTATTGATGGAATTCGCGTTTTTACACCCTATGCGCCATCGGCTAGAAATATCCCTACTCGAGGTCGATTTTCACCATTCTTATTTAAAGGGATTAGTTTTTCTACCGGTGGATATTCTGCCGAGTATGGACAAGCACTTTCTAGTGTTTTGTTGCTAAACTCTATTGATGAACCTGAGCAAGAAAAAACGGATATATCTTTAATGACTGTTGGATTGGGCTTGGGACATACTAAAAAATGGAAAAAGAGTTCTTTTAGTGTTAATAGTTCTTATTTTAATCTAGCTCCTTATCAATCGGCATTTCCTGATAATAATGAGTGGACAAAACCGGTTCAATCTTTAAGTGGAGAGTTTATTTTTAGACATCGTTTTAAAGATGAAGCCTTATTAAAAATTTATGGAGCCTATAGCGGTACTCAATTTGATTTGATTCAAGAAGATATTAACGTATCAAATGGGTTTCGATTTGGATTGAAAAACAGAAACCTGTACTTTAATACTTCTTATAAAAATGCCTTAGCCAATGATTGGTCTATCTTAACAGGGGTGAGTTTTAACAGCGATCATTCTGATATTGATATTCAAAATGACTTTGTAACTAGTGCAGAAAATTCAATACATGCAAAATTAAAGCTTAAAAAAAGGTACAGCAATCGCTTTAAAGTTAGTTATGGTGCCGAGTATTTTTTAACCGATTTTGATGAAAAGTTTAAAGACAGTCAGGCATTTGAGTACAACAGTGGTTTTGTAAGTCATAGTGGAGCAATTTTTACAGAGTCTGAGGTGTTTTTTTCTAAGAAACTAGCTGCTACGGTTGGGCTAAGAGCAGATTATTCTAAACTCTCTGATGAGTTGGTTGTTTCGCCTAGAGTTTCTTTGGCTTATAAATCGGGTGCAAACTCGCAGTTTTCATTGGCTTATGGACAGTTTTACCAACAAGCTCAAAAGGAGTATTTAAAATACAATAGTCAACTAAAATCAGAAAACACCAATCATTTGATTGCCAATTTTCAATATGTAAAGAACAATCAAATTCTAAGAGTAGAAGCTTTTTATAAAGGCTATCAAGATTTGGTAAAATACAATACAGAATTTGCTTTGCCTACGTCTAACTTTATAAATAATGGAGATGGTTATGCCAAAGGAGTAGATGTTTTTTGGAGGGATAACAAATCAATAAACAATGTTGATTATTGGATCTCTTATTCTTATCTAGACACGCAAAGAGCCTATAAAAACTACCCTACAACTTCAACACCAAGCTTTGCATCTACTCATAATATGTCTGCGGTTGCTAAATACTGGGTAGGAAGCTTAAAGAGTCAATTAGGGTTAAGCTATAATTTTTCATCAGGTAGAACCTACACCAATCCAAATGAACAAGGTTTTTTAAATGCGGTTACTAAAAATTATCATGCAGTAAATGCCAATTGGGCCTATTTGATCAGTCAACAAAAAATCCTGTATTTTTCTGTGAGTAATGTTTTGGGTACTCAAAATGTCAATGGGTATCAATATGCAAATCAGCAAAATAATCAAGGAGTCTATGAAAGAAGAGCACTTGTTCCATCTGCAGATCGGTTCTTTTTTGTCGGTTTTTTCTGGACCTTAAGTGCCGATAAAAAACTAAATCAATTGGATAATTTATAA
- a CDS encoding DUF2141 domain-containing protein: MNKIYIYIFLAFVSLSNLQAQNSTANITVTVSGMKSDTGKVYIALYDKEANFLKKEMKGTIVKIEDGKASAVFKDINYGVYAVSVFHDANDNKKLDTNFLGIPKEPIGCSNKATGFMGPPRFKKAKFVVDKDIKIPVIVQ; the protein is encoded by the coding sequence ATGAATAAAATTTACATCTATATTTTTTTAGCCTTTGTAAGTCTAAGTAATTTACAGGCTCAAAACAGCACAGCAAATATTACTGTAACTGTTTCGGGGATGAAATCTGATACTGGTAAGGTGTATATAGCACTCTATGATAAGGAAGCTAACTTTCTTAAAAAAGAAATGAAAGGCACCATCGTTAAAATTGAAGATGGAAAGGCTTCAGCAGTTTTTAAAGATATTAATTATGGGGTTTATGCCGTCTCTGTCTTTCACGATGCCAATGACAATAAAAAACTAGATACTAATTTTTTAGGCATCCCCAAAGAGCCAATTGGATGTTCTAATAAAGCAACAGGTTTTATGGGGCCGCCGAGGTTTAAAAAAGCAAAATTTGTTGTTGATAAAGACATCAAAATTCCTGTAATCGTTCAATAA